One region of Nevskia ramosa DSM 11499 genomic DNA includes:
- a CDS encoding HU family DNA-binding protein encodes MAKVASKTTTKTAPTKAAAKPAATKAAATKAAAKPKAAEPAALKPIKETLNKTGLIAHLVTHSGIEAKGVKKVLEALEGAIASSVSKKGAGSFVLPGYLKISAVKVPAKPKRKGINRFTGQEQTFAAKPASLKIRVRPLKKLKDAVA; translated from the coding sequence ATGGCCAAAGTAGCCTCGAAGACCACGACCAAGACCGCCCCGACCAAGGCCGCTGCCAAGCCGGCCGCGACCAAGGCTGCTGCGACCAAAGCAGCCGCCAAGCCGAAGGCCGCCGAACCGGCAGCACTGAAGCCGATCAAGGAAACGCTGAACAAGACCGGGCTGATCGCCCACCTCGTCACCCATAGCGGCATCGAAGCGAAGGGCGTCAAGAAGGTGCTGGAAGCGCTGGAAGGCGCGATCGCCTCGTCGGTCAGCAAGAAGGGCGCAGGCTCGTTCGTGCTGCCGGGCTACCTGAAGATCTCGGCGGTCAAGGTTCCGGCCAAGCCGAAGCGCAAGGGCATCAACCGCTTCACCGGCCAGGAGCAGACCTTCGCCGCCAAGCCGGCCTCGCTGAAGATCCGCGTGCGTCCGCTGAAGAAGCTGAAGGACGCGGTGGCCTGA
- a CDS encoding FAD/NAD(P)-binding protein, with protein MSTSNTDPRCPAVAIIGAGFSGTMVAVNLLREATGPLRVILIERADAAGLGVAYREQPDCHLLNVRAEGMSAFPDQPSHFLKWLAEHRGDEALVNPAAFLPRRLYGVYLRSILAEAAATSRRDVRLELVHDEVLGVAASEREIRLRMAKGNSITAQRVVLAMGNPGPADPPADDPSFYSSPLYQSHAWSTHGLISVRHDDAVLLIGSGLTTLDWLAALHERGHRGPIHVVSRRGLLPRAHAVAPRHVLSFDLFAVPPTVRQLMRVIRNEIDTVIAEGGDWRSVMDALRPHGQRLWQRLSRPEQLRFLRHARTYWDIHRHRAAPRIVETVNRLTQRGQLEVLAARPISYADNGDAVEVQLRTRGGKQTITRTVQRVVNCTGPDSNYRRLNHPLLQSLREQGLATVDTLGLGLETDAAGGLVERDGGASARVFTLGPTRKGELWETTAVPEIRGQAQTLARHLLSVIAAAQPSRREPANDPVLAALHAG; from the coding sequence ATGTCGACCTCGAACACTGACCCACGCTGTCCAGCAGTCGCCATCATCGGGGCTGGCTTCAGCGGCACGATGGTCGCCGTCAATCTGCTTCGCGAGGCGACCGGCCCGCTGCGGGTGATCCTGATCGAGCGTGCCGACGCTGCCGGTCTCGGCGTGGCCTATCGCGAGCAGCCGGACTGTCATCTGCTGAACGTGCGCGCCGAAGGCATGAGCGCGTTTCCGGATCAGCCCTCGCACTTCCTGAAGTGGCTTGCCGAACATCGCGGCGATGAAGCGCTGGTCAACCCGGCCGCGTTCCTGCCGCGTCGTCTCTATGGCGTCTATCTGCGCTCGATCCTCGCCGAAGCCGCCGCCACCTCGCGCCGCGACGTGCGCCTGGAACTGGTGCATGACGAAGTGCTCGGCGTTGCCGCAAGCGAGCGCGAAATCCGCTTGCGCATGGCCAAGGGCAACTCGATCACTGCACAGCGCGTGGTACTGGCGATGGGCAACCCCGGCCCGGCCGATCCGCCTGCCGACGATCCCTCTTTCTATTCAAGCCCGCTGTACCAGAGCCACGCCTGGTCCACGCATGGCCTGATCTCGGTACGCCACGACGATGCCGTGCTGCTGATCGGCTCCGGCCTGACCACGCTGGACTGGCTGGCCGCCCTGCACGAGCGCGGCCATCGCGGGCCGATCCATGTCGTCTCGCGGCGCGGCCTGCTGCCGCGCGCGCATGCGGTCGCGCCGCGGCATGTGCTGAGCTTCGATCTGTTCGCGGTGCCGCCGACGGTGCGCCAGCTGATGCGCGTGATCCGCAACGAGATCGATACCGTGATTGCCGAAGGCGGCGACTGGCGCTCGGTAATGGACGCGCTGCGTCCGCACGGCCAGCGCCTGTGGCAGCGCCTGTCGCGCCCGGAGCAGCTGCGCTTCCTGCGCCATGCCCGCACCTATTGGGACATCCACCGCCATCGCGCGGCACCGCGCATCGTCGAGACCGTCAACCGGCTGACCCAGCGTGGTCAGCTCGAAGTGCTGGCTGCGCGGCCGATCAGCTACGCGGACAACGGCGATGCCGTCGAGGTGCAATTGCGCACGCGCGGCGGCAAACAGACGATCACCCGCACCGTGCAGAGAGTCGTCAACTGCACCGGCCCGGACAGCAACTATCGGCGCCTGAACCATCCGCTGCTGCAGTCGCTGCGCGAGCAGGGGCTGGCGACAGTCGACACCCTGGGCCTGGGCCTGGAAACCGACGCGGCCGGCGGCCTGGTCGAACGTGATGGCGGTGCCTCGGCACGCGTGTTCACCCTGGGCCCGACCCGCAAGGGCGAGCTTTGGGAAACCACCGCCGTGCCGGAAATCCGCGGCCAGGCGCAGACCCTGGCGAGGCATCTGTTGAGCGTCATCGCCGCTGCCCAGCCGTCGCGCCGCGAGCCGGCCAACGACCCGGTGCTGGCTGCGCTGCACGCAGGCTGA
- a CDS encoding TOBE domain-containing protein — protein MVIHAINSRNQIPGRIVEIVLGPVVSEVDVETESGIVTSIVTTRSIKSLNLQVGTEVLAVFKATEVMLAKI, from the coding sequence ATGGTCATCCACGCGATCAACAGCAGAAACCAAATCCCGGGCCGGATCGTCGAGATCGTGCTCGGCCCGGTGGTGTCCGAAGTCGATGTCGAAACCGAGTCCGGCATCGTCACTTCGATCGTCACCACCCGTTCGATCAAGAGCCTGAATCTGCAGGTCGGCACCGAAGTGCTGGCCGTGTTCAAGGCCACCGAAGTGATGCTCGCGAAGATCTGA
- the cysB gene encoding HTH-type transcriptional regulator CysB: MKLRQLHYVQEISKRGLSVTAAADALFTSQPGVSKQVRLLEDELGVDIFVRNGKHISEITPAGKRILEYTARLLLEADNIRNIAAEFRTADRGDLSVATTHTQARYALPPVISGFRQAWSQVALHLHQGSPPQIAKMAVEGTADFAIATEALEHFDELVMLPCYHWNRSILVPPTHALAQRYRDKPQELTLEAIAEHPVITYTFGFTGRSKLDQAFAAQGLKPDVVLTAVDADVIKTYVRLGLGIGIVASMSHDETLDADLVSLPVDHLFEPSTTHIGFRQGMFLRGYMFDFMQRFAPHLTRELVEAVAAVPDAETRRRLVQERIPKLQQR; this comes from the coding sequence ATGAAACTCCGTCAACTGCATTACGTGCAGGAAATATCCAAGCGCGGCCTGAGCGTCACTGCCGCCGCCGATGCGCTGTTCACCTCGCAGCCGGGCGTGTCGAAGCAGGTGCGCCTGCTCGAAGACGAGCTGGGCGTCGACATCTTCGTGCGCAACGGCAAGCACATCTCCGAGATCACGCCGGCCGGCAAGCGCATCCTCGAATACACGGCGCGCCTGCTGCTGGAAGCCGACAACATCCGCAACATCGCCGCCGAGTTCCGCACTGCCGATCGCGGTGATCTGAGCGTCGCCACCACGCACACGCAGGCACGCTATGCGCTGCCACCGGTGATCAGCGGCTTCCGCCAGGCCTGGTCGCAGGTGGCCCTGCATCTGCATCAGGGCAGCCCGCCGCAGATCGCCAAGATGGCGGTCGAAGGCACTGCCGATTTCGCCATCGCCACCGAAGCGCTGGAGCATTTCGACGAGTTGGTGATGCTGCCCTGCTACCACTGGAATCGCAGCATCCTGGTGCCGCCGACTCACGCGCTCGCCCAGCGCTATCGCGACAAGCCGCAGGAGCTGACCCTGGAAGCGATCGCCGAGCATCCGGTGATCACCTACACCTTCGGCTTCACCGGCCGCTCGAAGCTCGATCAGGCCTTTGCCGCACAAGGCCTGAAGCCCGACGTGGTGCTGACAGCAGTCGATGCCGATGTCATCAAGACCTACGTCCGGCTCGGTCTGGGTATCGGCATCGTCGCGTCGATGTCGCATGACGAAACGCTCGATGCCGATCTGGTCAGCCTGCCGGTCGATCATCTGTTCGAGCCGAGCACCACGCACATCGGCTTCCGCCAGGGCATGTTCCTGCGCGGCTACATGTTCGATTTCATGCAGCGCTTCGCACCGCACCTGACCCGCGAACTGGTCGAGGCGGTAGCCGCTGTCCCCGATGCCGAGACGCGCCGCCGTCTCGTGCAGGAACGCATTCCCAAACTCCAGCAACGTTAA